CGCCCAGGACGCACCGCTGATTCGCGAGGTCTGGACTCGCGATCAGGTCCGCGACTTCTTCGAGAAGAGCGGCGAAAGCTTCAAGGCCGAGTGGGTGATGGAGCTGCCGGAGCAGGAGACGATCACCATGTATCGCTCCGGCGAGTGGGTCGATCTCTGCCGCGGTCCGCACCTCGCCTCGACCGGCAAGCTCGATCCGAACGCGTTCAGGCTGACCCGGGTCTCCGGCGCCTATTGGCGCGGCGATCAGAAGAACGCGATGCTGTCGCGTATCTACGGCACCGGCTGGCTCAACAAGAAGCAGCTCGATGCTCACCTGGTTCGGCTCGAGGAGGCCGCCAAGCGCGACCATCGCCGCATCGGCCAGGAGATGGACCTGTTCCACCTTCAGTCCGAAGCGCAGGGCTCGGTGTTCTGGCACCCGAACGGCTATGTCGTCTGGCGCGCGCTCGAAGCCTATATGCGGCGCCGCCTGGACGCGACCGGCTATCGCGAGGTCAAGACTCCGCAGCTGATGGACGCCCGCCAGTGGGAGCAATCGGGTCACTGGGGCAAGTATCGCGAGAACATGTTCGTCGTGCCGGACGAGATCCCGAGCACCGAGGACGAGGCCCCGGTGCTGTCCGGCGACGCCGATCTGATGGCGCTCAAGCCGATGAACTGCCCGGCGCACGTGCTGATCTTCCGCCAGGGCATCAAATCCTATCGCGATCTGCCGATCCGCATGGCCGAATTCGGCTGCTGCCACCGCAACGAGCCCCACGGCGCCCTGCACGGCATCATGCGCGTGCGCCAGTTCACCCAGGACGATGCCCACATCTTCTGCCGCGAAGACCAGCTGATCGACGAAATTCGGGAATTCTGCGATCTGCTCGACAGCATCTATCGCGATCTCGGCTTCGACAATTACGCGATCAAGCTCGCGCTTCGCCCGGATCAGCGCTTCGGCTCCGACGCCGATTGGGACAAGGCGGAGCAGATCCTTCGAGACGCCGTCCGTGCCGCCGGCCGCGATACCGAGGATTACGGCTGGGAAGAGCTTCCCGGCGAAGGCGCCTTCTATGCGCCAAAGCTCGAATTCCACCTGCGCGACGCGATCGGGCGGACCTGGCAGGTCGGCACCATCCAGGCGGACACGGTTCTGCCGGAGCGGCTCGATGCGAGCTACATCGGTGAAGACGGCCAACGCCATCGTCCGGTGATGCTCCACCGCGCCATCCTCGGCACCTTCGAGCGCTTCATCGGCATCCTCATCGAGCATCATGCCGGCCGCTTCCCGGCCTGGCTGGCGCCGGTCCAGGCAGTGGTCGCGACGATTGTTTCGGACGCGGACGATTATGCCGACGAAGTCGTGCGGACGCTGCGCGCTGTCGGGCTTCGCGTCGAGGCCGATCTGCGCAACGAGAAGATCAACTACAAGGTCCGCGAACACAGCTTGAAGAAGGTCCCGAACCTGCTCGTCATCGGCAAGCGCGAGGCGGAAGAGCGCACCGTGGCACTTCGCCCGCTCGGCGTCGACGCGCGGCAGGAGGTGCTTTCACTGGACGCGCTGGTCGCGCGGCTGGTCGCCGAGGCGACGCCGCCGGATCTTCGCCCGAACTGAGCGTTCGCAGGCGTCGACCGAACGCAGCGGCGGCAATGTTGCCCCGCTGCGACGGCGCGAAAAAATGACTCGGCTGGTCACCGCTCCATCTTTCAATCAGGGGCGGGATTGACTACCTGTGCCCCTGAATAGGTCTAGATGGAGATTTTGCTATACGTCCGCCAATGATGAGGCGCCCTGTCGCCCCGCCGATGAACGGTCCTCGCTTCAACGAATTCATCTCCGTGCCGCGTGTGCGCGTGATCGATGAGAATGGCGAGAATCTCGGCGTAATGCTCACCGCCGAAGCGATGGAGCAGGCTGCGGAAGTCGGCCTCGACCTGGTCGAGGTCTCACCGGGCGCCGATCCGCCCGTGTGCAAGTTCCTCGATGTAGGCAAGTTCAAGTACGAGGCGCAGAAAAAGGCGAACCTCGCCCGCAAGTCGCAGAAGACGCAGGAGATCAAGGAGATCAAGATGCGTCCGAACATCGACGATCACGATTACGACACCAAGATGAAGAAGGTCGTCGACTTCATCAAGGAAGGCGACAAGGTGAAGATCACCCTGCGCTTCCGTGGTCGCGAGCTCGCCCATGGTCAGCTCGGCATGCAGCTTCTCCACCGGGTGCAGGAAGGCGTGGCGGAAATCGCCAAGGTCGAGCAGCATCCGCGCATGGAAGGCCGGCAGATGCTGATGGTGCTGTCGCCGCGCTGATTCGTGGCGACCGCCGGTTCGTCGAGCCGGTGAAGCTGCCGAACCCGCCTTCGCGCGCTGCGATCGTACCGAATAGCGGTGCAAATCGGGACAAACAGCCGCTCCTCGAAGTCTGCCGCTGCAGACGCTCGAGGGGCGGCTTTTTGCATCGCATGAGGATGCCGTAGCGGAAGCACTTCTCTATGGTTTCTGTCCGCAACCGATAATGTTGCGCAAACGCCATGAATTCGTCGGAATCGGCGGAAAAGCGCCGTTTCCAGCTTCCTGACCGCTGCATCTTTCATTAGCCTCTCAAAAAAACAGACAAAAAGTCGTTTGAGGGAGGATGCACTATGTCGAAGTCCTTTTGGCTTCTGTCGGCCGGGATCGCCGCAATGGCCGCCGCGCCGGCCTATGCGCAGGACAATACGCCCGAGGGTCAGGGGCCGGACAGCGCCACGGCAGCGAGTGGCGCGGTCCAGCAGGGCAGCCCCAATCAGGGCGCTGCCGCAGATGAGGGCGGGCAGACCGGCAACGAAATCATCATCACCGCCAATCGGCGCGCCAGCCCTCTGTCGGACGTGCCGATCGCCGTCAGCGCGGTGACTGCGGAGAGTCTGCAGAATTCGGGTGCCACCGACATCCGCACCCTCAACCAGCTCGCGCCGTCGCTGCTCGTCTCGTCGACCGGCACGGAGGCCAACGGCTCGGCCCGTATCCGCGGCATCGGCACCGTCGGCGACAACCCCGGGCTTGAGAGCTCGGTCGCGGTCTTCATCGACGGCGTCTATCGGAGCCGCACCGGCGTCGGCCTCAACGAACTCGGCGAGATCGAGCGGGTCGAAGTTCTGCGCGGTCCGCAGGGCACGTTGTTCGGCCGCAACGCTTCGGCCGGCCTGATCAACATCGTGTCGAAGAAGCCCGCCTTCGAGTTCGGCGGCGGCGGGGAGGTCACCTACGGCAATTACGATCTGTGGCGCTTTGCCGGCGGCATCACCGGCCCGATCACAGATACTCTCGCCTTCCGCCTGGACGGCGTCGCCGTCCAGCGCGACGGCTTCTACCGCAACATCACCCAGGGCGGCGACAGCGAGAGCGAGGTCAACGATCGCGATCGCTACTTCGTGCGCGGACAATTGCTGTTCCAGCCCAGCGAGGATCTCAGCTTCCGGCTGATCGGCGACTACACGCATCGCAACGAGAGCTGCTGCGCCGCCGTCTATGTCGCCACCAAGGAAACGGTCGATCCCACCGCCAACCCGACGACGCCCGGTTTCAACACCGACGGCGCCTTCGCGCTCAGTCCCAGCAACCGCATCGTCGACGTTCTGCGCAGGCTCGGCGGCGTCGTCAGCTTTCCGCCCGCCGATCCTTATGATCGCGAGGTCACGCTGAGCCCCAACCGCACCTTCAAGAACACGACCAAGGATTGGGGTCTTTCCGGCGAGCTCAACTACGATTTCGGCGGCGCGACTTTGACCTCGATCAGCGCCTATCGCTATTACAAATCCGGCGGTGCGGGCGACGTCGACTACTCCAACGTCGACATCACCTATCGCGCCGACGACGGCCTTGCCTACCGCCGGTTCAAAACCTTCACCCAGGAACTGCGCCTGCAGGGTGCGGCGTTCAACGACAAGCTCGACTGGCTGATCGGCGGCTATTACGCCAACGAGAAACTGCAGGTGTCCGACAATCTGAAGTTCGGCACGCAATATGGCGCCTTCGCATCGTGCCGGATCGTCGCGACGATCAATCCCAATCCGGTGCTTCGCGATCCGACCCGGGCGGGCTGCCTCAGCCCCACCGGCCGCGCGATCCTCTCCGGGCTCGTCCCCGGCACCACGCCGGCCTTCGGCCCGGCGACCCCGCTCGTCCTCGGCGGTATCGACCGCCTGTCCACCCTCAACGACCTCGGCGACCAGCGCGCCATCTACAATCAGTCGAGCGAGAACTGGGCGCTGTTCACCCACAATATCTTCAACATCACCGACGGCCTCAGCCTGACTCTCGGCGCGCGCTACACCCACGAGCGCAAGGAGTTCGACGCCAGCTTCAACAACAACAACAATGTCTGTCCGGCGCAGCAGGCCGCGCTCGGGCCTCTGCTCGCCAATCCGGCGCTCGGCGCCATTGCCGGCGGCATCGTCACCCTGACCTGCACCGGCAATTCGAGTTCGAGCCTCAACGGCCTCGCCCTAAACGACGATTTCAGCGAGAGCGAATGGACGGGAACGGCGGTGCTGTCGTGGAAGCCGACGCCGCGGCTGATGACCTATGCCAGCTATTCGAAGGGCTACAAGGCCGGCGGCTACAATCTCGACCGTTCGGATCTCGGCGGCATCAACGGCGTCTTCTCGCCGCGCACCAATGCCGACGCTCCCGGCCTGCGCTTCGAACCGGAGAAGGTCGACGCGTTCGAACTCGGCGCCAAGTGGAACCTGCGCAAGTTCAACCTGAACGTCGCCGCCTTCCGGCAGGAGTTCAAGACCTTCCAGCTCAACACGTTCAACGGCTCGATCTTCATCGTCCAGAACATCGCGTCCTGCTCCGACGATCTGAACGGTGCCGACATGGACAACAGCGCGACCACCGGCGTCTGCACCGGCAAGACCAAGGCCGGCGTGATTTCGCAGGGCGTCGAGCTGGAAGCCTCTTTGTTCCCGTCACCGGATCTCGCGATCACCGCCGGCTACACCTATGCCGACACCCACTATAAGCGGAACCTGGTCGGCAGCTCCGAAGGCGAGGCGCTCAGCCCGGCCCTGTTCCTGCTGCCGGGCAGCCAGCTTTCCAACGCTCCGAAGAATGTCGTGACGACCTCGATGTCGTTCACGCCCGACATCGGCACCAGCGGCCTTTCGGGCCTGGTCTACGTCGATGCCCGCATGACCTCGGACTTCAACACCGGCTCCGATCTGTTCCCGGAAAAGGCGCAGGACGGCTTCACCGTGGTCAATGCCCGCGTCGGCATTCGCGGACCCGGTCAGCGCTGGGCGCTGGAATTCTGGGGCCAGAACATCTTCAACGTCCAATATCAGCAGGTCGCTTTCAACACGCCGTTCCAGGGCGCCGGCAGCATTGCCCAGACCCAGGCCTTCGGCTCGGTCGGCAACCAGCTGTTCTCGTCCTTCCTGGCCGAACCGCGCACCTACGGCGTGACCGGCCGGTTCAAGTTCTGATCCAGGTTTCGGCCTCTCGGGGCCGAGGATGCCTAACAGGGGGAAGGGCCCTCGGCAGCCGCCGGGGGCCCTTTTCCGTCTTTCCGCAAGCGGATCAGGCGGCTTTCTGTCCGGCGGCGGGCTCGGACGCGGCTTTCAGCAATCGCTCCTGCAGCGCCTTGAGCCTGGTTGGGGAGACGATCTTCTCCCGCGCGGCATCGGTCAGGTAGAAAACGTCGACGGCCCGCTCGCCATAGGTGGCGATATGGGCCGAATGGACGATGATCTTCAGATCGTAGAGGGCGCGGGCGAGGCCGCTGAGCAGCGCCGCGCGGTCGCGCGCGTTGATCTCGACAACCGTGTAGCGGCTCGACGCATTGTTATCGATGAACACTTCGGGATGGACCGGGAAGGCTTCGGCGCGGGCGAGCGGCAGCGCCCGCGATTCGAGCCGCTCCATCGGGATCTCGGCCCCCTCGACCGCGCGCAGCACCATCTCCTCGAGGCGTTTCAGCTGGTGCCGATCCGCATAAGGGCCCCCGCTGGGCTCCTGGATCAGGAAATTGTCGATCGCCATGCCGTCATTGGTGGTGTGGATCCGCGCGTCGATGATGTTGCCGCCGGCAAGGCTGATCGCACCGGTAAGCCGGAAGAACAGGCCGCGGCGATCGGGCGCATAGACCGAAACCAGAGTGGCCCCGCGCTCGGTCTGGACCGAGGTCGAGATCGGGCATTCTACGCCGGGTGCGCGATCGCAGGCGTCCATCAGCCTGGCGTTGCGTTCGATGACCTCGATCGGCTCGGCCAGGAAATAGCTTCCGGGCAGCCGCCAGACGAGGCGTTCGAACCGGCTCTCGTCCCACTTGAGCCGTCCTGCGAGCTCCGCCTGGATCTCCGCGATCCGCTCCTTGCGGCCGGTCTCCTTGTGGCCGAGACGAAGCACCTCCTCGGCGGAATCGAACAATTCGCGCAGCAGCTGCCGCTTCCAGCTGTTCCACACGCCCGGCCCGACCGCCCGGATGTCGACGATGGTGAGCACCAGCAGCAAGCGCAGCCGCTCCAGGCTCTTCACATGCTCTGCGAAGTCCTGGATCGTCTTGGGATCGGAAAGGTCCCGCTTGAACGCGGTCGCCGACATTTGCAGGTGCCAGCGCACCAGCCACGCGACCGCATCCGTCTCGGCTTCGGTCAGGCCGAAACGCGGGCAGAGGCTTTCCGCGATCTCGGCGCCGAGAATCGAATGGTCGCCGCCGCGTCCCTTGGCGATGTCGTGGAGCAGCACCGCCACATAGAGCACGCGCCGCGAGGTGATCGACTTGAAGATGGAGGTGGCGAGCGGATGATCCTCCTTGAGTTCGCCGCGCTCGATCCGCGCGAGCAGGCCGATCGCGCGGATGGTGTGCTCGTCGACGGTATAATGATGGTACATGTCGAACTGCATCTGCGCCACGACACGGCCGAATTCGGGTACGAAGCGGCCGAACACCCCGGCCTCGTTCATCCAGCGCAGCACCGTCTCCGGATCGCGCGGGGAGGTCAGCACGTCGAGAAACAGGGCGTTGGCGCGCGGATCGGCACGCACGTCGCGGTCGATCAGCTTGGCGTCGCGGGCCGCGGCGCGCATCGCCAGCGGGTGGATCTCCAGGCCATCCCGATCGGCCAGCGCGAAGATCTGCAACAGTCTCGCGGGATCGTCCCGAAAGAAATCGTCATTCGGCAGCGCCAGCCGGCCGCGCTCGAGCACGAAGCCGTCGAGCTTGCGCCGCCTGCGGGTGAGCGCCGGAAAGCCGAAGCGCATGCCCCTGCGGGCGAACTTCTCGTCGAGATGGGCGAGGAACACCCCGGTCAGATCGCCGACCATCTTCGCGTGCAGGAAATAGTGCCGCATGAAGCGCTCGACCGGAAAGGTGCCCGGCCGCTGCGCGTAGTTCATCCTTGTCGCGATCTCGCGCTGATAGTCGAAGGTCAGACGCTCCTCGGCGCGATTGGCAACGAGGTGGAGATGGCAGCGCACGGCCCACAGGAAGCGCTCGGCGCGCTGGAACTGGCGCAACTCGTCGGGGGTCAGCAGTCCGACCTCGACCAGTTCGGCGACGCTGCCCACCTTGTAGGCATATTTCCCGATCCAGAACAAAGTGTGGAGGTCGCGAAGGCCGCCCTTGCCCTCCTTGACGTTGGGCTCGACGACGTAGCGGCTGTCGCCCATTCGTTCGTGACGGGCGTTGCGTTCCTGAAGCTTCTCGCTGACGAACTGGCGGACGGTGCCGGCGACCACCTCCTTGTGGAAGCGCTGCTCGCACTCCGCGTAGAGACGCTCGTCGCCCCACAGATAGCGCGCCTCGAGCAACGCGGTGCGCACCGTGTGATCCGCGATCGCGACGGCGATCATCTCGCCCACCGAGCGGCTGGAATGGCCGACTTTGAGGCCGAGATCCCACAGCAAATAGAGCATCGATTCGATGACCTGCTCGGTCCACGGAGTCGGCTTCCACGGGGTCACGAAAGCGATGTCGACGTCGGAGTGGAGCGCCATCTCGCCCCGTCCGTAGCCGCCGACCGCCATCAACAGCAGCCGCTCCGCCTCCGTCGGATTGTGCAGCGGGTAGAGACAGGTGACGATGAAATCGTACGCCAGCCGCAGCACCTGGTCGGTCAGGAAGGCATAGGCCGCCGCCGTCTCGGTGCCCTGCCAGGGCCGCTCCGCGAAGCGGCGCGCGATTTCGGTCCGCCCCGCTTGCATTGCTTCCTTGAGCAGGCGGGTCGCGGCCAGGCGCCGCGCCGCCTCGTCCCCGTCCAGCGCGGCGAGCCGATCGGCAAGCTCGCGGCGGTCGATGATCGCCTTCTTGGCGGGGACGAGGGCGAAGCGGGTCGTCATCCGCCGGCCTCGGCGGCGAGCCGCTTGAGCCGGTAGACCAGCTCAAGCGCGTCGCGGGGGCTCAGCGAATCGGCGTCGATCTCGCTCAAGGCGGCATGAAGCGGATCCACCGCCTCCTCCTCGGCTTGGGCCGCCGCGGCGAACAGCGGCAGATCGTCGAGACCGGCGGCGATCCCGCCGGTCGCGGCCTTGCCCTGCTCGAGCTTGGCGAGCACCGATTTCGCCCGGGCCAGCACCGGTCCGGGCAGGCCGGCGAGCTTCGCCACGGCAAGGCCGTAGCTGCGGTCCGCCGGGCCGCGGCCCAGTTCGTGGAGGAGGACGAGATCGCCTTTCCATTCGCGGGCGCGGACATGGTGGAGCGACAGCGCATCGAGCCGTTCGGCAAGTCTCGTAAGCTCGTGATAGTGGGTGGCGAACAGGCAGCGGCAGCGATTGCGGTCGTGGATCGCTTCCACCACCGCCCATGCGATCGCGAGCCCGTCATAGGTCGAGGTGCCGCGGCCGACCTCGTCGAGAATGACGAAGCTGCGCTCCGTCGCCTGCGACAGGATCGCCGCGGTTTCGACCATCTCAACCATGAAGGTCGATCGTCCGCGCGCGAGATTGTCGGAGGCGCCGACTCGGCTGAACAGACGGTCGACGAGACCCAGCGTCGCGCGCGTGGCCGGAACGTAGGCGCCGGCCTGCGCAAGCACGGCGATCAGCGCATTCTGGCGCAGGAAGGTCGATTTGCCGCCCATGTTCGGGCCGGTGACCAGCCATAGCCGTTCCTGCTCCGACAGCCCGCAATCGTTGGCGACGAAGCGGCCGCCCGACGCGCGCACCGCATCCTCGACGACGGGATGGCGTCCGCCCTCGATCTCGAAGCAATTGTGGCCGACGAAGTGGGGGCGCGACCAACCGCCTTCGATCGCGCGTTCGGCGAGGCTTGCCGAAACGTCGAGCCGGGCGAGCGCATCGGCGGCGGCGGCGATTGCCTCGGCACGCTGCAGCGCCTCCCCGATCAACGTCTCCAGATGGGCGGCTTCGGCCGCCAGCGCATGGGCACCCGCCTGGCCGACCCGCAATGCCTGATCGTGAAGATCGGGGGCGTTGAAGCGCACCGCCCCGGCCATGGTCTGGCGATGGGTGAAACCCGAATCGGCGGCCATCAACGGATCGGCATGCTTGGCCGGCACTTCGATATGGTAGCCGAGCACGCCATTGTGCCGGATCTTGAGCGCGGCGATGCCGGTCCGTTGCCGATACTCCGCCTCCAGCGACGCGATCGCCCGCCGTCCCTCGCCGCCCGTCGCGCGCAATGTATCGAGCGCCGCATCATAGCCTTCGGCGATATAGCCGCCTTGCGCGGCATCGATCGGCGGCGACGGTACCAGAGCGCGCGACAGCAGGTCGACGAGCTCGCCATGGCCGGTGAGCGCCGGCAGCAGCGCCACGAGCAGCGCCGGTTGATCCGGCAATGCGGCCAGCCGCGCATGAAGGCGGCGTGCCTCGCCGAGACCGTCGCGCAGCTGGCCGAGATCGCGCGGGCAGCCGCGGCCGGCCACCAGTCGGCCGAGCGCGCGGCCGATGTCCGGCAGGGCCTTCAGCTGGCGGCGCACAAGATCGCGGCTGCCGGCGTCGCGCTCGAACAGCGTGACGAGATCGAGCCGCGCCTCGATTGCGGCGCGATCGAGCAAGGGTGCGCCGATGTCGGAGGCGAGCAGCCGCGCGCCGGCACCGGTCACGGTCCGGTCGACCGCGTGGAGCAGGCTGCCGGTACGGCCCCCTGACGTCGAGGCGGTCAGCTCGAGGCTCTCGCGGGTCGCCGCATCGATCATCATGTGGTCGCCGGAGGCGCGCACCACCGGCGGCCTCAGGAACGGCACCGACTCGCGGGCGACCTCGTCGAGATAGGTGAGGAGTCCGCCCGCAGCGCAGAGCGCGGGCCGGTCGAAGCTGCCGAAGCCGTCGAGCGTGAGGACATCGAACCGCTCCCTGAGGCGCTTCTCGGCGCTCAGGCTGTCGAACCCGCCGCAGCGCTCCTGGACTTCGACGCCGGCGATCGGCTCGGCGGCGATGATCTCGGCCGCCGCGAGGCGAGCGAGTTCGGCGTCGAGAGACGCGGCAGGGATCGATCCGAGCTCGAACCGCCCGGTTGAAATATCGGCGGCGGCGATGCCGAAGCGCTCGCCCGCCTTCGCGACCGCGACCAGCCAATTGGCCGCGCGGGAATCGAGCAGGGCTTCCTCGGTCAGGGTGCCGGCGGTGACGACCCGGACGATGGCGCGGTTGACCACCGATTTCGATCCGCGTTTCTTCGCCTCGGCCGGGCTCTCCGTCTGCTCGGCGATCGCGACCCGATGTCCCGCCTTGATCAGCCGCGCGAGATAGTTTTCGGCGGCGTGGATCGGCACGCCGCACATCGGAATCGGCGCACCTTGATGTTCGCCGCGCGAGGTGAGGGCGATGTCGAGGCATTGCGCCGCCGCCTTGGCGTCGTCGAAGAACAGTTCGAAGAAGTCGCCCATCCGGTAGAAGAGCAAGCAATCCTGTGTTTGCGCCTTCAGCGTCAGATATTGCGCCATCATCGGAGTCGGCGCGGCGACGCTACGCTCGCCCTCCGCTGTCTCTGTCTTCACCTTCGTCGCCATGGCGCAACGGATAAAGCCTCGCAGCCGAAAGCGGAACGGCTTCCTTCCTTTCGTCCCCAGCTTTTCGCCGCGGCGCGGCACAGCGCGCTCAGCGCGGATCACCGCGGCGGTGGCCAGCCCTGACGTAGCGTCGGGGGCGACGGCAATCGACGGGTTGCTCCCTTCCGCCGCAAGGCCTTAGAGGGACGGTAAGGTAAAAGAAAAAGGCGCGATCATGAACGAAGGCAGCAACGTCAAATTCTCGGAGCAGGAAGCACTCAACTTCCACGCCCATGGGCGGCCCGGGAAGATCGAGATCGTCGCGTCGAAGCCGATGGCGACCCAGCGTGATCTCAGCCTCGCTTATTCACCGGGAGTCGCTGTGCCGGTGCGGGCGATCGCGGAGGATCCCGCCGCTGCTTATGATTACACCGCCAAGGGCAATCTGGTCGCCGTGATCTCCAACGGCACCGCCATTCTCGGCCTTGGCAATCTCGGGGCGCTCGCCTCCAAGCCGGTGATGGAAGGCAAAGCGGTGCTGTTCAAGCGCTTCGCCGACGTCGATTCGATCGATCTGGAGGTCGACACCCAGGACGCCGAAGCATTCATCAACGCTGTCGCGCTGCTGGAGCCGAGCTTCGGCGGGATCAATCTGGAAGACATCGCCGCACCGGACTGCTTCATCATCGAGCAGGCGCTCAAGGAACGGATGAACATCCCCGTTTTCCACGACGATCAGCACGGCACCGCGATCATCACCGCCGCCGGCCTGATCAACGCCTGCTACCTTACCGGGCGCGACCTCAAGGACGTCAAGGTGGTGGTGAACGGCGCCGGCGCCGCCGCGATCGCCTGCACCGAGCTGATCAAGGCGATGGGCGTGCGCCACGATCATGTGCTGATGTGCGACCGGACCGGGGTCATCTACCCGGAGCGTACCGATCTCGACCAGTGGAAGTCGGCGCATGCGGTTCCGACCGATCGCCGGACGCTGGCCGAGGCGCTGGTCGGTGCCGACATCTTCCTCGGCCTCTCCGCCGCGGGTGCGCTGAAGCCGGAGATGGTCAAGGACATGGCGCCGCAGCCGATCATCTTCGCGATGGCCAATCCCGATCCGGAGATCATGCCGCCCGACGCCAAGGCGGCCCGTCCCGACGCGATCGTCGCCACCGGGCGATCGGACTTCCCGAACCAGGTCAACAACGTCCTCGGCTTCCCCTTCCTGTTCCGCGGCGCCCTCGACGTGCGGGCGACCACGATCAACGACGAGATGAAGATCGCCGCCGCCCAGGCGCTCGCGGCGCTCGCTCGTCAGCAGGTGCCCGAAGAGGTTGCCGCCGCCTACGGGCGCGCGCACAGCTTCGGCCCGGACTACATCATCCCGGCGCCGTTCGATCCGCGGCTGATGGAGATCGTCCCCGCCGCCGTGGCCCAGGCGGCGATGGACACCGGGGTCGCACGTTTTCCGATCAAGGACATGGCGGCCTATCGCACCGCGCTCCGCTCCCGGCTCAATCCGACCACGTCGGTGCTCGGCGCCGCCTATGAATCGGCCCGGGCGAATCCGAAGCGGGTGATCTTCGCCGAGGGCGAGGAAGATGTCGTGCTCCGGGCTGCGATCGCCTTCCGCGACGGCGGCTACGGTGTTCCGGTTCTGGTCGGCCGCGAGGACGTCTACGACCGGTTGCGGGCGCTAGGAGTCGACGATCCGCAGAGCTTCGAGCTGATCAACAGCCGCACTTACGGCCGCGTCCCCGAGATGGTCGATTATCTCTACAATCGGCTGCAGCGCCGCGGTCGGCTCCACCGCGAGATCGAGCGCATGGTCAACCAGGATCGCAATACCTTTGCGGCCTTGCTGATGGCGCTCGGCGAAGGCGACGTGCTGATCAGCGGCGTCACCCGGCCCTACGCCCAGACTTTGCGGCAGTTCCTGCGCGTGCTCGATGCGAAGCCGTCCTGCACGCCGTTCGGAATCCACATTCTCGTCGGCAAGACCCACACCATCTTCATGGCCGACACCACGGTTACGGAACGGCCCGATGCCGATCAGCTTGCCGACATCGCCACCCAGACGGCGGCGGTGGCCCGCAGGATGGGGCACGAGCCCCGTGTCGCCTTCCTGTCCTATTCCAATTTCGGCAACCCGGAGGGCGTGTTCCTCGACAACATCCGCGGTGCCGTCCGGATTCTCGACAATCGCAGCGTCGACTTCGAATATGAGGGCGAGATGGCGCCGGACGTGGCGCTCAATCCGGCCCTGCAGCGAGTCTATCCGTTCAGCCGTCTGACCGGTCCGGCCAACGTGCTGATCATGCCGGGCCTGCAATCCGCCAACATCTCGGCGAAGCTGCTTGCCGAGCTCGGCGGCGATTCGGTGATCGGGCCGATGCTGATCGGGATGGCCCAGCCGGTCCAGGTCGCGCCGATGACGGCGACGTCGTCCGATCTCGTCACGCTCGCCGTGCTCGGCGCCGGCGGCATCGTCGGCTGAGAAGGATCCGCTCGCAGAAACGAGAAGGCCGCCTCGCTCTCCTCGAGCAAGGCGGCCTTTTCTCTCTCAGCCGATGCGATCAGCGGGGATTGTCGGGCGACCCGGTATTCTGGCCGCCCGGCGCAGTGCCCGATCCGACCGCGCCGATATTGCCGAACAGCTCGTCGAGGAAGCTGCGATTGCGGCCGAGCGTCGGCGTCTTGTCCTTGCTCGGATCGATCGACACGACCTGTTCCAGGCCCTTGCGGTCGACCGAGGCGACGTTGCCGGCCGCGTCGAAGCGCACCCGCAGCACCGTTTGCGCGTTCGGCTGCGGCTTGTTGAAGGCCAGATTCTTGGTCGTGCGGGAAACGTAATACCAGTCGGTATCGCTGAACTGGCCGGTG
The nucleotide sequence above comes from Sphingosinicella sp. BN140058. Encoded proteins:
- the thrS gene encoding threonine--tRNA ligase — its product is MTKPFQIRLPDGSVREVEPGTTPGDIAAAIGPGLAKAALAARVNGELRDLNRPLEGDAELALVTARDEKEALELVRHDYAHVLAEAVQNLFPGTQITFGPATEDGFYYDFAPAAGRGPFTDEDLPAIEAEMRRVIAQDAPLIREVWTRDQVRDFFEKSGESFKAEWVMELPEQETITMYRSGEWVDLCRGPHLASTGKLDPNAFRLTRVSGAYWRGDQKNAMLSRIYGTGWLNKKQLDAHLVRLEEAAKRDHRRIGQEMDLFHLQSEAQGSVFWHPNGYVVWRALEAYMRRRLDATGYREVKTPQLMDARQWEQSGHWGKYRENMFVVPDEIPSTEDEAPVLSGDADLMALKPMNCPAHVLIFRQGIKSYRDLPIRMAEFGCCHRNEPHGALHGIMRVRQFTQDDAHIFCREDQLIDEIREFCDLLDSIYRDLGFDNYAIKLALRPDQRFGSDADWDKAEQILRDAVRAAGRDTEDYGWEELPGEGAFYAPKLEFHLRDAIGRTWQVGTIQADTVLPERLDASYIGEDGQRHRPVMLHRAILGTFERFIGILIEHHAGRFPAWLAPVQAVVATIVSDADDYADEVVRTLRAVGLRVEADLRNEKINYKVREHSLKKVPNLLVIGKREAEERTVALRPLGVDARQEVLSLDALVARLVAEATPPDLRPN
- a CDS encoding TonB-dependent receptor, producing the protein MSKSFWLLSAGIAAMAAAPAYAQDNTPEGQGPDSATAASGAVQQGSPNQGAAADEGGQTGNEIIITANRRASPLSDVPIAVSAVTAESLQNSGATDIRTLNQLAPSLLVSSTGTEANGSARIRGIGTVGDNPGLESSVAVFIDGVYRSRTGVGLNELGEIERVEVLRGPQGTLFGRNASAGLINIVSKKPAFEFGGGGEVTYGNYDLWRFAGGITGPITDTLAFRLDGVAVQRDGFYRNITQGGDSESEVNDRDRYFVRGQLLFQPSEDLSFRLIGDYTHRNESCCAAVYVATKETVDPTANPTTPGFNTDGAFALSPSNRIVDVLRRLGGVVSFPPADPYDREVTLSPNRTFKNTTKDWGLSGELNYDFGGATLTSISAYRYYKSGGAGDVDYSNVDITYRADDGLAYRRFKTFTQELRLQGAAFNDKLDWLIGGYYANEKLQVSDNLKFGTQYGAFASCRIVATINPNPVLRDPTRAGCLSPTGRAILSGLVPGTTPAFGPATPLVLGGIDRLSTLNDLGDQRAIYNQSSENWALFTHNIFNITDGLSLTLGARYTHERKEFDASFNNNNNVCPAQQAALGPLLANPALGAIAGGIVTLTCTGNSSSSLNGLALNDDFSESEWTGTAVLSWKPTPRLMTYASYSKGYKAGGYNLDRSDLGGINGVFSPRTNADAPGLRFEPEKVDAFELGAKWNLRKFNLNVAAFRQEFKTFQLNTFNGSIFIVQNIASCSDDLNGADMDNSATTGVCTGKTKAGVISQGVELEASLFPSPDLAITAGYTYADTHYKRNLVGSSEGEALSPALFLLPGSQLSNAPKNVVTTSMSFTPDIGTSGLSGLVYVDARMTSDFNTGSDLFPEKAQDGFTVVNARVGIRGPGQRWALEFWGQNIFNVQYQQVAFNTPFQGAGSIAQTQAFGSVGNQLFSSFLAEPRTYGVTGRFKF
- the infC gene encoding translation initiation factor IF-3, which produces MMRRPVAPPMNGPRFNEFISVPRVRVIDENGENLGVMLTAEAMEQAAEVGLDLVEVSPGADPPVCKFLDVGKFKYEAQKKANLARKSQKTQEIKEIKMRPNIDDHDYDTKMKKVVDFIKEGDKVKITLRFRGRELAHGQLGMQLLHRVQEGVAEIAKVEQHPRMEGRQMLMVLSPR